In the genome of Montipora foliosa isolate CH-2021 chromosome 3, ASM3666993v2, whole genome shotgun sequence, one region contains:
- the LOC137997563 gene encoding transcription factor 19-like codes for MPLVEQSDSGNRCSFRLRRIGTAATFPGISDTFKINKEITLVGRNPSSSDIFLDSNKNKVMISRLHARIITEKDDNGKHSFKISDTSLNGTYVNDIKIADSCDIHPGDIITFGHLRGAVLSPGMFAEQQDSEFRFAFERYPATPPEKSKKMSSEESSCSPEFGRQTPSHKSLKPGPKTPLFSAFNLPQLSSFVTPGTPGQVTACTSINKSTRLPDSVHAKHSWQQDFVGDSCNSEHSDDDLLAYAATAVGAMEDSDEDLFSVQLPESPESFNEAYSPSNRSEHLLGISSIAEPTLQVNEESKCKRFKAAQRRQTSHVKIANRRHSKSKETTKKRKMSRKSSKSKDSVTNQEEDDSMYNTCASVDCVHPHNKQKIVDWVQCDDCDAWYHVKCMGLTLKSVRPKSALFHCGCMYM; via the exons aataaacaaagaaatcacTTTAGTTGGAAGGAACCCTTCCTCCTCTGACATATTTCTAGACTCAAATAAAAACAAGGTTATGATATCAAGACTTCATGCTAGAATCATCACTGAGAAAGATGACAATGGGAAACATTCTTTCAAAATCTCAGACACAAGCTTAAATGGCACATATGTAAATGACATCAAGATTGCAGATTCCTGTGATATTCACCCTGGAGATATAATCACATTTGGGCATCTTAGAGGAGCTGTATTGAGTCCTGGGATGTTTGCGGAGCAACAAGACTCTGAATTTCGTTTTGCT TTTGAGAGGTACCCAGCTACTCCACCAGAAAAGAGCAAGAAAATGTCATCAGAAGAAAGCAGCTGCTCACCAGAATTCGGAAGGCAG ACCCCAAGTCACAAATCACTGAAACCTGGGCCAAAAACCCCACTATTTTCCGCTTTCAATTTGCCACAACTCTCTTCCTTTGTGACTCCAGGAACACCAGGTCAAGTGACAGCCTGCACATCAATAAACAAAAGCACtag ATTACCTGATTCTGTGCATGCGAAGCACAGCTGGCAGCAAGATTTCGTTGGTGACAGCTGCAACTCAGAACACAGTGATGATGACCTCCTGGCATATGCTGCGACAGCTGTTGGGGCTATGGAGGACAGTGATGAAGACCTATTTTCTGTCCAGCTCCCAGAATCTCCAGAGTCCTTTAATGAGGCATATTCACCCTCCAACAGGTCAGAGCATCTACTAGGTATCAGTAGTATTGCTGAACCTACTTTACAAGTCAATGAAGAGTCTAAGTGCAAGCGATTCAAGGCTGCACAAAGAAGACAAACCAGTCATGTTAAAATAG CCAATAGAAGACACAGCAAATCTAAGGAGACCACCAAGAAACGAAAGATGTCAAGAAAGTCATCAAAAAGCAAAGATTCAGTGACTAATCAGGAAGAAGATGATAGCATGTACAATACATGTGCTTCTGTTGACTGTGTTCACCCTCATAACAAGCAAAAGATTGTGGATTGGGTGCAGTGTGATGACTGTGATGCCTGGTACCACGTCAAGTGCATGGGACTCACACTCAAATCAGTGCGACCAAAATCAGCTCTATTCCACTGTGggtgtatgtacatgtaa